In Robbsia sp. KACC 23696, a single window of DNA contains:
- a CDS encoding mannitol dehydrogenase family protein, which produces MPPPILQFGTSRFLQAHVDLFVCEAARRDPGAALGKITVVQTTAHAASSARIAALREHRRYPVHIRGMQHHETVDLRIESDSIAEALHADEDWSLLRERIRHDVKVIVSNTGDSGYAVFAEDHAALLEGNTAPRGFAAKLAVLLHTRYRDGAEAITLLPCELVSRNGDVLRDLVVDIAQKWHAAPDFIAYLRDTCVWVNSLVDRIVSEPITPVGAVAEPYALWAIERQAGMVLPCRHDSMILTDDLAHFERLKLFLLNLGHTVLAQCWLDAQQAADAHLADATVRDAMHHATWRATLESVWANEVLPVFAALGQGEQASRYLVEVRDRFDNPFLAHRLADIATHHEQKKQRRFKPIIDLADELGVNIAHRYLRAALRDRIVKA; this is translated from the coding sequence GTGCCACCGCCCATCTTGCAATTCGGCACCAGCCGGTTTTTGCAGGCGCATGTGGATCTCTTTGTCTGCGAGGCGGCGCGGCGGGATCCTGGCGCCGCCCTGGGCAAGATCACCGTGGTGCAGACCACCGCCCATGCCGCCAGCAGTGCGCGAATCGCGGCGTTACGCGAGCACCGCCGCTATCCCGTGCATATTCGGGGCATGCAGCATCACGAGACCGTCGATCTGCGCATCGAGTCCGACAGTATCGCCGAGGCCCTGCACGCGGACGAAGACTGGTCCTTGCTGCGCGAGCGCATTCGGCATGATGTCAAAGTGATCGTCTCGAATACCGGTGATAGCGGCTATGCCGTCTTCGCGGAGGATCATGCGGCGCTATTGGAAGGAAACACCGCGCCCCGTGGCTTCGCCGCCAAATTGGCCGTGCTGCTGCACACACGCTATCGCGACGGCGCGGAAGCCATCACGCTGTTGCCGTGCGAACTGGTCTCCCGCAATGGCGACGTTTTACGCGATCTGGTGGTGGACATCGCACAAAAGTGGCATGCCGCACCCGACTTCATCGCCTATCTGCGAGACACATGCGTGTGGGTCAATTCGCTGGTCGATCGCATCGTCTCCGAACCGATCACGCCGGTGGGCGCCGTCGCCGAACCGTACGCACTCTGGGCGATCGAACGGCAAGCCGGCATGGTGCTGCCCTGCCGGCACGACAGCATGATCCTGACCGACGATCTAGCGCATTTCGAGCGGCTCAAGCTGTTTCTACTGAATCTGGGACATACCGTGTTGGCGCAATGCTGGCTGGACGCGCAGCAGGCGGCGGACGCCCACCTCGCCGATGCGACCGTGCGCGACGCCATGCACCACGCAACGTGGCGCGCAACGCTTGAATCGGTCTGGGCCAACGAAGTCTTGCCGGTGTTCGCGGCGCTGGGACAAGGCGAGCAGGCATCGCGCTATCTGGTGGAGGTGCGGGACCGCTTCGACAATCCCTTTCTGGCACATCGCCTCGCCGATATCGCCACGCATCACGAACAAAAGAAACAACGACGTTTCAAACCGATCATCGACCTGGCCGACGAGCTGGGCGTGAACATCGCGCATCGATACCTGCGGGCGGCGCTACGAGATCGCATCGTCAAGGCGTAA
- a CDS encoding MFS transporter — MRNMRWVVILLCFLAIAINYIDRANLAVAAPMIQKALNIGPAQMGLILSGFFWTYALMQMPFGWFVDRIGARIALPIAVAWWSLFTALTAGASSVAAMFGCRLALGIGEAGAYPSCAKLVSQWFKPAQRALATSIFDSGSRVGSALSIPVVALIIGALGWEASFIITGAIGFIWVVGWFLIYKNPSRGDLTEKEADATSTAPGMYGTSMGSTSPAMSPMSALSTTAPAASGLADLPKQKITWLSLFKYRTLWGMMLGFFCLNFVIYFFITWFPSYLVQTRGFSLKSLGTLGMIPALMAIPSGWLGGFVSDLLYKKGWSLTAARKTCMVGGMLLSSVITLTAFTSNIYLTLALFGIAYGSLAFAAASIWSLPVDVAPTPDHVASISGIQNFASNLAGIVITTFTGLMVAITHGSFTVPLCVAGFFCFLGAFSYLVIVKRVEPLDTVSGNALASQGHAHSPV, encoded by the coding sequence ATGCGAAATATGCGTTGGGTAGTGATCCTGCTGTGCTTTCTCGCGATTGCCATCAACTATATCGATCGTGCGAATCTGGCAGTGGCGGCGCCGATGATTCAAAAGGCGCTGAATATCGGCCCGGCGCAAATGGGCTTGATTTTAAGTGGCTTCTTTTGGACCTATGCGTTGATGCAGATGCCGTTCGGTTGGTTTGTCGATCGCATCGGCGCCCGTATCGCCCTGCCGATCGCGGTGGCCTGGTGGTCGCTGTTCACCGCCTTGACCGCCGGCGCGTCCAGCGTCGCGGCAATGTTCGGCTGCCGCCTGGCGCTGGGGATCGGTGAGGCCGGGGCCTACCCTTCCTGTGCCAAGCTGGTCAGTCAGTGGTTCAAACCAGCGCAGCGAGCATTGGCGACCAGTATCTTCGATAGCGGCTCACGCGTGGGTTCCGCGCTGTCGATCCCGGTGGTGGCGCTCATTATCGGCGCGCTGGGCTGGGAAGCCTCGTTCATCATCACCGGCGCCATCGGCTTCATCTGGGTGGTGGGCTGGTTCCTGATCTACAAGAATCCCTCCCGTGGTGATCTGACGGAGAAAGAAGCGGACGCGACGTCGACCGCACCCGGTATGTACGGCACATCGATGGGCTCCACGTCCCCCGCGATGTCGCCGATGTCGGCGCTGTCGACAACGGCACCCGCTGCCTCGGGACTGGCGGATCTGCCGAAGCAGAAGATCACCTGGCTGTCGCTGTTCAAATATCGCACGCTGTGGGGGATGATGCTGGGCTTCTTCTGCCTGAATTTCGTCATCTACTTTTTCATCACCTGGTTCCCGAGCTACCTGGTGCAGACACGCGGCTTCTCGCTGAAATCACTGGGAACGCTGGGCATGATCCCGGCATTGATGGCGATTCCCAGTGGCTGGCTGGGCGGCTTCGTCTCCGATTTGTTGTATAAAAAAGGGTGGAGTCTGACGGCGGCGCGCAAGACGTGCATGGTAGGCGGGATGTTGCTGTCGTCCGTCATCACGCTGACCGCCTTCACGTCCAATATCTATCTCACGCTCGCGCTCTTCGGCATTGCCTACGGCAGCCTGGCTTTTGCAGCCGCCAGCATCTGGTCACTGCCCGTCGACGTGGCGCCGACGCCCGATCATGTCGCCTCCATCAGCGGTATTCAGAATTTTGCGTCGAATCTTGCCGGCATCGTCATCACGACCTTCACGGGCTTGATGGTCGCAATCACGCATGGTTCGTTCACGGTGCCGCTCTGCGTTGCGGGCTTCTTCTGTTTCCTGGGCGCGTTCAGCTATCTGGTCATCGTGAAACGCGTCGAGCCCCTGGACACTGTCAGCGGCAATGCCCTGGCCTCTCAGGGTCATGCGCATTCGCCCGTCTGA
- a CDS encoding altronate dehydratase family protein, producing the protein MPVQSDVTQADEQNTARDIAPPGSREFPTASTAGVAPNIAVGTPVIRLHPNDDVVIATRQLMSGAAIASEDLRISGLIPAGHKIATRDIAIGEPVKRYNQIIGVARAAIARGQHVHTQNLSMADFSREHAFGIDLHPTAYVSEPATFMGIRRDDGRVATRNYIGILTSVNCSATVARAIADHFQRSTHPQVLSDYPNVDGVIALTHGLGCGIDTQGDGMAVLRRTLSGYAVHPNFHSVLFLGLGCEANQIAGVLNSAGLKDGEKLRSFTIQDSGGTKKTVERGIAMVKELLVDANRVRREPLPASHLIVGLQCGGSDGYSGISANPALGAAVDRLVQHGGTAILSETPEVYGAEHLLTRRAVTPEVGQKLLARIAWWEQYCAHHGAALDNNPSAGNKVGGLTTILEKSLGAVAKGGTTNLVEVYQYAERIDTKGFVFMDSPGYDPVSATGQVASGANLICFTTGRGSAYGCAPSPSLKLGTNTALWERQSDDIDINCGGVIDGTHSIDALGERIFQQMLDCASGARSKSEANGYGQNEFVPWQLGVIT; encoded by the coding sequence ATGCCAGTGCAATCCGACGTGACACAAGCCGACGAGCAAAACACCGCGCGGGATATCGCGCCCCCTGGGTCGCGGGAGTTCCCCACGGCGTCGACCGCCGGCGTCGCGCCGAACATCGCGGTCGGCACGCCGGTCATCCGGCTGCATCCGAACGACGATGTCGTGATCGCTACGCGGCAATTGATGTCCGGTGCCGCTATCGCGTCAGAGGATCTGCGCATCAGCGGCTTGATTCCGGCGGGCCACAAGATCGCGACGCGGGACATCGCAATAGGCGAGCCGGTCAAGCGCTATAACCAAATCATCGGTGTGGCCCGTGCCGCGATCGCGCGTGGCCAGCATGTGCATACGCAGAACCTGAGCATGGCCGACTTTTCGCGCGAGCATGCGTTCGGCATCGACCTGCATCCCACCGCCTATGTCAGCGAACCGGCCACCTTCATGGGCATTCGACGCGACGACGGACGCGTGGCGACGCGCAATTACATCGGCATTCTGACCAGTGTCAATTGCTCTGCTACGGTGGCCCGCGCCATTGCCGATCATTTTCAACGCAGCACGCATCCGCAAGTGCTAAGCGATTATCCGAATGTCGATGGCGTCATCGCGCTGACCCACGGGCTGGGTTGCGGTATCGATACCCAGGGCGATGGCATGGCCGTGTTGCGGCGTACGCTGTCCGGCTATGCGGTGCATCCCAATTTTCATTCGGTGCTGTTTTTGGGACTGGGCTGCGAGGCCAATCAGATTGCCGGCGTGCTGAATTCGGCGGGGCTGAAAGACGGCGAGAAGCTGCGCAGCTTCACGATTCAAGACAGCGGTGGCACGAAGAAGACCGTCGAACGCGGTATCGCCATGGTGAAGGAACTACTGGTGGACGCCAATCGCGTGAGGCGCGAGCCTCTGCCGGCATCGCACCTGATCGTCGGTTTGCAATGCGGGGGGTCCGATGGGTATTCGGGCATCTCCGCCAACCCGGCGCTGGGCGCCGCCGTGGATCGGCTCGTGCAGCACGGCGGAACGGCTATTCTCTCGGAGACGCCGGAAGTGTACGGCGCGGAACATCTGCTGACCCGTCGCGCGGTGACGCCCGAAGTCGGCCAGAAGTTGCTGGCGCGCATTGCCTGGTGGGAGCAGTATTGTGCGCATCATGGCGCGGCGTTGGATAATAATCCCTCGGCGGGCAATAAGGTGGGCGGCTTGACCACGATTTTGGAGAAATCGCTGGGTGCCGTTGCCAAAGGCGGCACCACGAACCTCGTCGAGGTGTATCAATACGCCGAGCGTATCGATACCAAGGGCTTCGTCTTCATGGATTCGCCGGGCTACGATCCGGTCTCCGCGACCGGGCAAGTGGCTTCCGGTGCGAATCTGATCTGTTTTACCACGGGCCGTGGCTCCGCCTATGGTTGCGCGCCGTCACCGTCGCTCAAACTGGGCACGAATACCGCCTTATGGGAACGACAAAGCGACGATATCGATATCAACTGCGGCGGTGTCATCGATGGCACGCACTCCATCGATGCACTGGGCGAACGTATTTTCCAGCAGATGCTCGACTGTGCGTCAGGCGCGCGCTCCAAGAGCGAAGCCAATGGGTATGGACAGAACGAGTTCGTTCCCTGGCAGTTGGGCGTCATCACCTAA
- a CDS encoding malate/lactate/ureidoglycolate dehydrogenase, protein MNLDNASESRIAAETLRAYISAIWVHAGSTQSEADLVAEHLVMANLSGHDSHGVGMVPRYVASLDEAQLRLNVHAEIVRDAGAVLTVEGHKGFGQVVAYEAMAFGIERAKKLGICAVGLRNAHHIGRIGHWAEQCAAAGLVSFHFVNVAGDPMVAAFGGIDRRFGTNPFCAAFPRPGKPPLILDFATAGIAFGKTRVAYNKGVTVPPGYLIDHNGTPTQEPKVMHEAPFGSLLPFGLHKGFGLATMCEIFGGALSGGYTTHDATLDHTSAIVNCMTTVIIDPNAFDAPAVQAEADAFVDWLKASPLAEGTDRILMPGEPELARRGKLLAEGIPIDATTWQQIGQAAAASGMPQEEIATFGAAFR, encoded by the coding sequence ATGAATCTCGATAACGCTAGTGAATCACGCATCGCGGCAGAGACGTTGCGCGCTTATATCAGTGCGATCTGGGTGCACGCCGGGAGCACCCAAAGCGAAGCGGACCTGGTGGCGGAGCATCTCGTCATGGCCAATCTTTCCGGCCACGATTCGCACGGTGTGGGGATGGTGCCGCGGTATGTGGCCTCTCTCGACGAGGCACAATTGAGATTGAATGTCCATGCCGAGATCGTCCGTGATGCCGGTGCGGTGCTGACCGTCGAAGGTCATAAAGGGTTTGGCCAGGTAGTGGCGTACGAAGCGATGGCATTCGGCATCGAACGCGCGAAAAAGCTGGGGATCTGTGCGGTGGGACTGCGCAACGCGCATCATATCGGCCGCATCGGGCATTGGGCGGAGCAATGCGCAGCGGCAGGATTGGTGTCCTTCCACTTCGTCAATGTCGCGGGCGATCCGATGGTGGCGGCGTTCGGCGGGATCGACCGGCGCTTCGGCACCAATCCGTTCTGCGCGGCATTTCCTCGGCCCGGCAAGCCGCCGTTGATTCTGGATTTCGCCACGGCGGGCATCGCGTTCGGCAAGACGCGGGTTGCCTATAACAAAGGCGTCACGGTGCCGCCCGGTTATTTGATCGATCACAACGGTACACCGACGCAGGAACCCAAGGTCATGCACGAGGCGCCGTTCGGTTCGTTGTTGCCATTCGGTTTGCACAAGGGCTTTGGACTGGCGACGATGTGCGAGATTTTTGGCGGTGCGCTGTCCGGTGGTTACACCACCCATGACGCGACGCTCGACCATACCAGTGCAATCGTGAATTGCATGACGACCGTCATCATCGATCCGAACGCCTTCGACGCGCCCGCTGTCCAAGCGGAAGCGGATGCGTTCGTGGACTGGTTGAAGGCATCACCGCTGGCGGAAGGCACGGATCGCATCCTGATGCCGGGCGAACCCGAGCTCGCACGCCGTGGCAAGCTGCTGGCCGAAGGCATTCCGATCGATGCGACGACCTGGCAGCAAATCGGTCAGGCCGCCGCGGCGTCCGGCATGCCGCAAGAGGAGATCGCTACGTTCGGCGCGGCGTTTCGTTGA
- the xseB gene encoding exodeoxyribonuclease VII small subunit: protein MTEQTFKSAYGVLKKHADTLRTQQEPNIDDLLSIVTESVEAYKVCKARIDAVEAALAQALSDSAYEDIAPSAANAAAAAAAADDADDADDVPF, encoded by the coding sequence ATGACTGAACAGACTTTCAAAAGCGCCTACGGGGTCCTGAAAAAGCACGCCGATACGCTGCGTACGCAGCAGGAGCCGAACATCGACGACTTGCTGTCGATCGTGACCGAGTCGGTCGAGGCGTATAAGGTGTGCAAGGCCCGTATCGATGCCGTGGAAGCGGCGCTGGCACAAGCGCTGAGCGATAGCGCGTATGAAGATATCGCGCCGAGCGCCGCGAATGCGGCGGCCGCCGCCGCGGCTGCGGATGATGCGGACGATGCCGACGACGTGCCGTTCTGA
- the xseA gene encoding exodeoxyribonuclease VII large subunit — MNQYLEVPFREKDAAKALGARWDGGAKKWYVPAGTALAPFSSWLPAGSTTDIAERFDAVTEIKTVTSDSRDLALAEKGISLSQLLAGVSQLVANAYKSPVWTMVEVVEVSGRNGHVYLDLSERSVDGRMLARAKGMIWSSTAQAILPQFERATGAQLAPGIKLLVRGRPVFKPEWGFSIEIDAIDSEYTLGDLEAKKREIRKRLQDEGVYDANRRLPGVWDFNAVLVVAPEMAAGLGDFQAEAERLSHCGVCRFVYVHSRFQGEGAPEQIRKALLSGLEAWADAGHAPPDAVVIIRGGGAVNDLAWLNDYALAHAVCTLSVPVLTGLGHERDSTILDEVANHAYDTPSKVAAGIEQTVRQRVAEVNAHFQRVIDHAMSTTTSARSLVERQITGTRAGAERQIASARRSAAELIGELQLGATKTVHRADQVTREQMTSAQRDAQRLMAMARERVPALIADVTLHASKGVAQSRERTQAHYDALRDVAGASLRRRREALQTSMQDVVVGARRSIVQARSDAASQFQAIAGMGPGRTLQRGFAIVRDDAGATVTSATRVAAGNHVEIEFRDGRVAVQVIRKAEKND, encoded by the coding sequence ATGAACCAATATCTCGAGGTTCCGTTCCGCGAAAAGGATGCCGCCAAGGCGCTAGGCGCACGCTGGGATGGCGGCGCGAAAAAGTGGTACGTCCCGGCCGGTACGGCGCTGGCGCCATTCAGTTCCTGGCTGCCGGCGGGATCGACGACGGACATCGCCGAACGTTTCGACGCCGTGACCGAGATCAAAACGGTCACGTCGGACAGTCGCGACCTCGCGCTCGCCGAGAAAGGCATCAGCCTGTCGCAATTGCTGGCGGGCGTCTCGCAACTGGTGGCCAACGCCTATAAATCGCCTGTCTGGACAATGGTCGAGGTCGTCGAGGTCAGCGGCCGCAATGGTCACGTGTATCTCGATCTATCGGAGCGTTCGGTCGATGGCCGGATGCTCGCGCGGGCAAAGGGCATGATCTGGTCCAGCACCGCCCAGGCGATCCTGCCGCAGTTCGAACGGGCGACGGGCGCGCAGCTCGCGCCGGGTATCAAATTGCTCGTGCGCGGCCGGCCCGTCTTCAAGCCCGAATGGGGCTTCAGTATCGAGATCGACGCGATCGATTCCGAATACACGCTGGGCGATCTCGAAGCGAAGAAGCGGGAGATTCGCAAACGGCTGCAGGACGAAGGCGTCTACGACGCGAATCGGCGTCTGCCCGGCGTCTGGGATTTCAATGCCGTTCTGGTGGTGGCGCCGGAAATGGCGGCGGGCCTGGGCGATTTCCAGGCCGAGGCCGAGCGGCTATCGCACTGCGGTGTCTGCCGCTTCGTCTATGTGCACAGCCGCTTCCAAGGCGAAGGTGCGCCTGAGCAGATACGCAAGGCCTTGCTGAGCGGCCTCGAAGCGTGGGCGGACGCGGGGCATGCGCCGCCGGATGCCGTGGTGATCATCCGCGGCGGAGGTGCCGTGAACGATCTGGCCTGGCTGAACGACTATGCGCTGGCGCATGCCGTATGTACCTTGTCCGTACCGGTGCTGACGGGGCTGGGCCACGAGCGGGACAGTACGATTCTCGACGAGGTCGCCAATCATGCTTACGACACGCCGAGTAAGGTGGCGGCCGGTATCGAGCAAACGGTGCGCCAGCGCGTCGCCGAGGTGAACGCGCACTTCCAGCGCGTGATCGATCATGCGATGAGCACGACGACCTCGGCGCGTTCGCTGGTCGAGCGACAGATCACGGGCACGCGTGCCGGTGCCGAACGCCAGATCGCGAGTGCGCGCCGCAGTGCCGCGGAGTTGATCGGCGAGCTGCAACTCGGCGCGACGAAGACGGTGCATCGCGCCGACCAGGTCACGCGCGAGCAGATGACGAGCGCCCAACGCGATGCGCAGCGTTTAATGGCGATGGCACGCGAGCGGGTGCCCGCATTGATCGCGGACGTGACCCTGCATGCGAGCAAAGGCGTTGCGCAATCGCGCGAGCGGACTCAGGCGCATTACGATGCGCTCCGTGACGTCGCGGGGGCATCGTTGCGCCGCCGGCGAGAAGCGCTGCAGACGAGCATGCAGGATGTCGTGGTCGGCGCGCGTCGGAGCATCGTGCAGGCGCGTAGCGATGCGGCAAGCCAGTTCCAGGCGATCGCCGGGATGGGGCCGGGTAGAACATTACAGCGCGGCTTCGCGATCGTCCGGGACGATGCCGGCGCGACGGTGACGTCGGCGACGCGCGTGGCGGCAGGCAATCATGTTGAAATCGAATTCCGGGACGGTCGTGTTGCCGTCCAGGTCATCAGGAAAGCGGAAAAAAATGACTGA
- a CDS encoding LysR family transcriptional regulator — MAEPDLNLLIALDILLSDGSVAGAARRLGLSASAMSRTLTRLRDTTGDRLLVRAGRKMVLTPHAEALRQRTRGAVEAAQSVLRPSQTVLDLSTLRRDFTIRTNEGFVEQFGADLIAAASAEAPQVRFRFAPKPEKTSTPLREGSIDLEIGVLGEMGPEVRLQALFRDHFVAVVRKGHPLQKVRKVSAKQYVAYGHVVASRRGVANGPIDAALATLGLERTVVAVVPGFPAALAIARTSDLIALVPSACLWQQAPTPGSDTLHAFDLPVSTGTFTVSQLWHPRLEADPAHRWLRQLVLRVCRRHDPNERIP; from the coding sequence ATGGCCGAACCCGACTTGAATCTCCTTATTGCACTCGACATCCTGCTGAGCGATGGCAGCGTGGCCGGTGCCGCGCGTCGCTTGGGATTGAGCGCATCGGCGATGAGCCGCACGTTGACCCGCCTCCGCGATACGACCGGCGACCGCCTGCTGGTACGCGCCGGTCGCAAGATGGTATTGACGCCCCATGCGGAAGCGCTGCGCCAACGCACGAGGGGTGCCGTCGAAGCCGCGCAATCGGTGCTGCGCCCCTCCCAGACGGTCCTCGACTTGTCGACGCTCCGACGAGATTTCACCATTCGCACCAACGAAGGCTTCGTCGAGCAATTCGGCGCCGACCTGATCGCGGCCGCGAGCGCCGAGGCGCCCCAGGTGCGGTTCCGGTTCGCACCCAAGCCCGAAAAGACCTCGACACCGCTGCGGGAAGGATCAATCGATCTCGAAATCGGCGTCCTGGGCGAGATGGGACCGGAAGTGCGCTTGCAGGCACTGTTCCGCGATCACTTCGTCGCCGTTGTCAGAAAGGGGCATCCGCTACAGAAAGTCCGCAAGGTGAGCGCGAAGCAGTACGTCGCGTACGGCCATGTGGTGGCGTCGCGGCGCGGCGTGGCAAATGGGCCGATCGATGCGGCCTTGGCGACACTGGGTCTGGAGCGGACCGTGGTGGCGGTGGTTCCCGGTTTTCCCGCGGCGCTGGCCATTGCCCGTACATCCGACCTGATCGCGCTCGTGCCCTCGGCCTGTCTGTGGCAGCAAGCGCCGACCCCCGGCTCCGACACCCTGCACGCGTTCGATTTGCCCGTGTCCACCGGCACGTTCACCGTTTCGCAACTCTGGCATCCGCGCCTCGAGGCCGATCCCGCGCATCGCTGGCTGCGCCAACTGGTGTTGCGCGTCTGCCGACGCCATGACCCGAACGAGCGTATCCCCTAG
- a CDS encoding flagellar regulator YcgR PilZN domain-containing protein, with translation MTTAPARDADSNASPDVAPNPLPEVDLDYRQRDPLQISMSLRTLMTRRDRMTVEFGERQYVAHILAVDPRNGTFMFDYGNVEADNEALLETDELTFRSLPGALHTHFTTGAAYRVRLDNRPAFEARFPKTLFYVQRREYFRVPTPVVDPFVAHGPAIAGASFRLELQDLSLGGVALRTYEARFSGLEIGSVLHDVALELGDFGSLSVNLEIIAPRQATSETGEVRYVISCRFVERSAVAERVLQRVIMQLETQRKALEEKR, from the coding sequence ATGACTACCGCACCTGCCCGCGACGCCGATTCGAATGCTTCGCCGGATGTCGCTCCGAATCCTTTGCCCGAGGTCGATCTGGATTATCGGCAGCGCGATCCGCTGCAGATTTCCATGTCCTTGCGCACGTTGATGACGCGGCGCGACCGCATGACGGTCGAATTCGGAGAGCGCCAGTACGTTGCGCATATCCTCGCCGTCGATCCGCGCAACGGCACCTTCATGTTCGATTATGGCAACGTCGAAGCGGATAACGAGGCACTGCTTGAGACGGACGAGCTGACGTTCCGTAGCTTGCCGGGTGCATTGCATACGCATTTCACTACCGGCGCCGCTTACAGGGTCCGTCTCGACAATCGGCCCGCCTTCGAGGCGCGCTTCCCCAAGACCCTGTTTTACGTGCAGCGCCGGGAATACTTCCGCGTGCCGACACCGGTTGTCGATCCGTTCGTCGCGCACGGTCCGGCCATTGCGGGGGCAAGCTTCCGCCTCGAGCTGCAAGACCTGTCGCTGGGCGGCGTTGCGCTTCGCACCTACGAGGCGCGTTTCAGCGGGCTCGAAATCGGGAGCGTGCTGCACGACGTGGCCCTGGAACTCGGCGATTTCGGCTCGTTGAGCGTGAACCTGGAAATCATCGCGCCACGGCAAGCCACGTCCGAAACCGGGGAAGTACGCTACGTCATCAGCTGTCGTTTCGTCGAACGCTCGGCCGTCGCGGAGCGCGTGCTCCAACGCGTGATCATGCAGCTGGAAACGCAGCGCAAGGCGCTGGAAGAAAAGCGCTAG
- a CDS encoding siderophore ferric iron reductase codes for MTAYTLAEALGIVERTVPGVGATVSGSVKDQPEADCASADGARPPMAYRYPAPSDQNQACIAALVAHWSRAYPEAGRAYWSLRCWGILIWKPIYVSVIAVHRAHCLPSLAGFEQTFAEGWTHTARYPAHRPVQGIPTDLIEQAAADINRFCASALEALSRSIRINVRAAQGMQADCVLAALLAAQPASGEGGATTEIEALCARWLAALHLDGRSGFFAYRGRDGIPTLEVDRQTCCYHFRRHDGVRCHTCPRLTLAERIARQDGTPLDAACDHPVQ; via the coding sequence ATGACAGCGTACACACTGGCCGAGGCGCTTGGCATCGTGGAGCGGACCGTTCCAGGCGTCGGCGCCACCGTATCTGGCAGCGTGAAGGACCAACCGGAAGCCGATTGCGCCTCCGCGGACGGGGCCAGGCCTCCCATGGCCTATCGATATCCTGCGCCATCGGATCAGAATCAAGCCTGCATCGCCGCGCTCGTTGCGCACTGGTCCAGGGCCTACCCGGAAGCCGGGCGCGCATACTGGTCGCTGCGGTGCTGGGGAATTTTGATATGGAAACCCATTTACGTCAGCGTGATCGCCGTGCATCGCGCGCATTGCCTGCCGTCGCTTGCGGGGTTCGAGCAGACCTTCGCCGAGGGGTGGACACACACGGCGCGCTATCCGGCACATCGTCCCGTGCAAGGGATACCCACGGATCTGATCGAGCAGGCCGCCGCCGACATCAACCGTTTTTGCGCGTCGGCACTCGAAGCGCTCTCCCGGTCTATCCGGATCAATGTCCGCGCCGCGCAAGGCATGCAAGCCGATTGCGTGCTCGCCGCCTTGCTTGCAGCACAGCCTGCGTCGGGCGAGGGCGGCGCAACGACAGAGATCGAGGCCTTGTGTGCGCGCTGGCTCGCCGCGCTGCATCTCGACGGGCGCAGTGGTTTCTTCGCGTATCGCGGACGCGATGGCATCCCGACGCTCGAGGTGGACCGACAGACCTGTTGCTATCACTTCCGTCGACACGATGGCGTACGATGCCATACCTGTCCGCGACTAACGCTGGCCGAACGGATCGCGCGACAGGACGGCACACCGCTCGACGCCGCGTGTGACCACCCGGTACAGTAA
- a CDS encoding glutathione S-transferase family protein gives MLKIHHLGHSQSERVLWLCEELGLAYEMHKYTRDAVTRLSPPDLKALHPLGAAPVLETDGVLLAESAAIIEYILGRHGEGRLQYGPDHPDFAAYLYWFHFANGNLQPVIMRALTASRCGLPADHPVVAATQDRLGKVLALMEDHLAHNDYLAGGDFTAADIMTVFSLSTMRLFYPFDLAPYPSIRAYLARMGGRPAYQRAMAKGDPDLTPLLQ, from the coding sequence ATGCTGAAAATTCACCACCTGGGTCACTCGCAATCGGAACGCGTACTGTGGCTATGCGAAGAACTCGGTCTCGCTTATGAGATGCATAAATACACCCGCGACGCCGTCACGCGGCTGTCGCCTCCGGACCTGAAAGCGTTGCACCCGCTGGGCGCCGCGCCGGTCCTGGAAACCGATGGCGTCCTGCTTGCGGAGTCCGCAGCCATCATCGAATACATTCTCGGCCGTCATGGCGAAGGCCGTCTTCAATATGGTCCGGACCATCCGGACTTCGCTGCCTATCTCTACTGGTTCCATTTCGCCAATGGCAATCTGCAACCGGTCATCATGCGGGCGCTGACCGCGTCCCGGTGCGGCCTTCCCGCCGATCATCCCGTCGTCGCCGCAACACAGGATCGGCTCGGCAAAGTGCTGGCGCTGATGGAGGACCATCTCGCCCATAACGACTATCTGGCCGGTGGGGACTTTACCGCCGCCGACATCATGACGGTGTTTTCGCTCAGCACGATGCGCCTGTTCTATCCCTTCGATCTCGCGCCCTATCCGTCGATACGTGCCTATCTGGCACGCATGGGCGGGCGCCCGGCCTATCAGCGCGCGATGGCAAAAGGCGATCCGGACTTGACGCCGTTGTTGCAGTGA